From the Campylobacter sp. CNRCH_2014_0184h genome, one window contains:
- the hemH gene encoding ferrochelatase encodes MKYVFFLNMGGVNKLEECEVFLKNMFNDPYILGIKNVFLRKFVAFMIRKSRLKAMKQNYEKMGGKSPLTQITQSLCDKLNSKTREYSFDFISLYVPPFANEVFSKYDFQKNDEIILFPLYPHHSKTTVTSSLEVVQNELRSIQNQANVKIIDVFYKDELYNEMIIKHILEKKKECDYKTLIFSAHSLPLSVIKKGDLYEKHVQEHVGILKEKLKNEFEQIILSYQSKLGPVKWLEPNTSDILENLDQKALIYPISFCIDCSETIFELGVEYRHLAKSDYELIACPNDSDEFIEFILNCLV; translated from the coding sequence GTGAAATATGTGTTTTTTTTAAATATGGGCGGGGTTAATAAACTTGAAGAATGTGAAGTTTTTTTAAAAAATATGTTTAATGATCCTTATATTTTAGGGATAAAAAATGTTTTTTTAAGAAAATTTGTAGCCTTTATGATAAGAAAATCAAGACTAAAAGCTATGAAGCAAAACTATGAAAAAATGGGTGGGAAGTCCCCGCTTACTCAAATCACACAAAGTTTATGTGATAAATTAAATTCCAAAACTAGAGAATATAGCTTTGATTTTATCAGTCTATATGTACCACCCTTTGCAAATGAGGTTTTTTCAAAATATGATTTTCAAAAAAATGATGAAATCATTTTATTTCCTTTATATCCTCATCATTCTAAAACCACTGTAACTAGTTCTTTAGAAGTGGTGCAAAATGAGCTAAGAAGTATCCAAAATCAAGCTAATGTAAAAATCATTGATGTTTTTTATAAAGATGAACTTTATAATGAAATGATTATAAAGCATATTTTAGAAAAAAAGAAAGAATGTGATTACAAAACTTTGATTTTTTCTGCGCATTCTTTACCGCTTTCAGTGATTAAAAAAGGCGATTTGTATGAAAAACATGTGCAAGAGCATGTGGGTATCTTAAAAGAAAAGCTTAAAAATGAATTTGAACAAATCATTTTATCATATCAATCAAAACTAGGTCCAGTAAAATGGCTTGAACCTAATACAAGTGATATTTTAGAAAATTTAGATCAAAAAGCTTTGATTTATCCTATATCTTTTTGTATAGATTGTTCTGAAACGATTTTTGAACTTGGAGTTGAGTATAGACACTTAGCAAAAAGTGATTATGAGCTTATTGCTTGCCCTAATGATAGTGATGAGTTTATAGAGTTTATTTTAAATTGTTTAGTTTAG